The Porphyromonas sp. oral taxon 275 DNA window TAAGGCGCCTCCCACACTAGGGGAACAAGCATTCAATACTCACTTCCTAAATAGTACGACCTATGATAGAACTAATCGGGACAAACGCAGGCCTCGTCTGGCAGGCCCTAGACAAGCTAGGCAAGATGGATACCAAGGCACTCAAGAAGGCGACCAAGCTGCGCACGGACAAGGAACTGTATGCTGCCCTCGGCTGGCTCGCCAAGGAAGGCAAGCTACACTTTGACCAGTCGGGCGACG harbors:
- a CDS encoding winged helix-turn-helix domain-containing protein, with protein sequence MIELIGTNAGLVWQALDKLGKMDTKALKKATKLRTDKELYAALGWLAKEGKLHFDQSGDELIVELIY